In the genome of bacterium, the window CGTGTGCGGTCTCGGTAGTGACGGCGGTGAAGCCCTCCACAATCCATATGTGGGCGTAGTCCATGAATTCTAGGGCGCTTTCGAAATTCTCCGACAGCGCTTGCCCGTGTGCTGTGAGGTTTATCGTCATCTTCATCTCGGCTTCCGGGTCACCTGAGCAAAATCCGTCGATAGAAAGTGAGCCTTCCCGCTGTTCGGGAAAGTGACAGTGGAAGCTGAATGAGCCCAAATGGTTTCTCGGTAGGTAACTGCCGTCTTCTAGTCCGCGCCAAAGTGCTATCAGGCGCTCCGTGTCCTCGGGCGAACTCCAGCCCTGATCTGGCCCTAACTGATTGATGTACTGGGCCTCGCACAGAAACGGGATGGGTTCATCGAGCCCAATCTCGCCGCAGACGCCGACCAGCCGCTCCCACGAATCGCGCAGCCTTTCGCGGATCGACACATATCGGGGGTATTGCCCTTCTCCCTTAAGCCAGTTGACAACCAGACGGTCGTGCTGGATCTGGACGACTTGGTCGCCCGCATCATTCTGCATCCACAAGCGAGGCGGATAGCTTGCCGTCTCCTCTATCCCAAATAGGGCATCGAGAAGTTCGTCGTCATGTATGTACCCCTTCCGCGATTGCAACGGCCGCTCCTTAGCATGAGGCAGGAGGTCGCTCCACGCAATGGCGAGAGGCCCTAATTCGAGTGAGCGGATTTCAATTGAGTGCTTGAACTCAACCGCGAGAGCAACTTCGACCACAGGAGGGCGGTCATACTCGGGAAGCCCGCC includes:
- a CDS encoding TIGR04255 family protein, with amino-acid sequence MEDTGAAALANQGGLPEYDRPPVVEVALAVEFKHSIEIRSLELGPLAIAWSDLLPHAKERPLQSRKGYIHDDELLDALFGIEETASYPPRLWMQNDAGDQVVQIQHDRLVVNWLKGEGQYPRYVSIRERLRDSWERLVGVCGEIGLDEPIPFLCEAQYINQLGPDQGWSSPEDTERLIALWRGLEDGSYLPRNHLGSFSFHCHFPEQREGSLSIDGFCSGDPEAEMKMTINLTAHGQALSENFESALEFMDYAHIWIVEGFTAVTTETAHDIWGRTR